The Oryza glaberrima chromosome 5, OglaRS2, whole genome shotgun sequence DNA segment gtctgagttgaaagttttaaaatctcgagttgaaaatttcaaatctgtgtttaaagttttcaaatcttgaattgaaacttttcaaatccgagttgaaagttttcaaattgggttgaaagttttcaaatttgagatgaaaagttgaatattttcaaaatttgacttaaaaaatttaaattttaagttgaaagtttttaaatgtgggtttaaaattttcaaaatttgacttcagatatagattttctttttaatttgttagttaaaaaaaatctcgcggaaaaaagaaaatcttatctACTGCTGTCATTATCTCAAAGTGTCGTTATCTAAGACTAATACTAGTATAACCACCTTATCCCAACAAAAACACGCGCCGGCGGCGCATACGCGCCAGCTAGCAATCCCGACAGGATCAGTGCGCCTATTGGCTTCTAAGGAGCATTCTATTATACAAAAAATAAGTGTGTCGATTTTATAGCCCGTGTATTTGATTTCATGCTATTAAAAAGCATTATCTTTGTTGAGAAATGATTGTTTATCTGTATAattgtattttcatttttatagatatatagttTGTAAAAACAATGATAAAATATGTGTAAAGGAGTTTGTGTTGATTTTCAAAATGACATTATTTTAAGTACAGGGGCAGTataaattttgcaaagttttatAAGAATTAGTTCAGTTTTATTCAACTTAGAAAAATACAGtacattcaaataaaatttgcaATGAATTTTTAAGTACTAATTTAACATATCAAACCACATTATTATGAAAATTCTTaaactctctccttttttttccactctattcatggtttcTTTATTTATGAACAATTATAGTTGAGTTTtctattaaatgataaaattggTGATGGCATTTTCCTAGAAGTGTTCCGGATTTTATTTAAAGGAGCTCTGATGCTCCTCATTTCTTCATAGTACCACATGACATTGCCAACGTATAGCATATGTGCCATAACTATACACACGTATTTACCATGATGTATGGGTAGTCTTTCTTCAAAACAGTTAAGCCCCCATGATCATTCTAAATGCCAAATTATATAGTACTTTCCATATACAAATGTTTCCACTCTTTTCTCTGCCCCGGGAGGACAGGAGGTCTGAAGCTGCAAGCCTACACCAACAACGCCAAAGCTCTCACTCCAGTTGTTAGCTATAATCTCTCTACTCTAGAGAATACTTTTTTCTCCATGCCATTTTTCTTCTCAAGATTATTCCTTGATTTATTTGGAATGCTGGTCAGGATACAAGTGAGAATTTGAGATGAGATCAGCCAGGAGCAAACATTTCAGGATACTGCTTGCAAATGATACGGCAACATGGACAATTGGTTACAGCGATACACAAAATAAGGGGGAAATACAAGACAATCACCTCATAATATCAGAACAACGCCATAGTACATGTCCGGATTTAACAAAGAAATGTACCATATGACCCAAATAAAGTTCTTGTGCGCTGTAAGTTAAGAGAGAATTTCTTATATACCGTTGGTAAAGGTAGTAGTCAATTCTACGTAAAGAGAAACCTTCCATGTCACCACCAAGCTAACTTCAAATCTTCTACGCCATCACCTTCAGATGACTCCTGTGTGGCACTGAGTGCCCGAAAAAAATCAGTCTTCCCCTGCTTGGCATTTCAAATTTTGGGATTTTAGAATCAATAATGTAAAGAATTTTGAAATTACAGGAAACTTTGCATTCTGAACCCCATGATATAAgaatatcaaaattcaaaattttcatgtttAGAAAAATTACTGgcatgaaaagaaaatctaaCAATTACTAGTAACAACCTATTATTATTTCTATAGACGATGAGAATCCCTGCAGGAGTTGCTCTCTTAATAGATCCTTCTCTTGCTCATTGTTAGGGAATCTAGTTCTGGACAGAGATGGCGTATTGAGATAAATATCATCGCAGTCTTCACATGGTTCCTTCTCATGCAAGTGAATTCTCTGTAAAGCGATAGCTCGCTGAATGGCGAGCCTTATGTACTTGATCAGATTCTCTTCTGTGTCAAAGCCTATTATATCCAACAACCTCAAGTTTTTATGCTTGATGATGTCAGATGATGCTTCCCACACAACATTACTACTGCCAGCATTGTGCTCAAAACCATCCCCCCCACATATGTGGTGAGATATCTACAAGGAATACATAATTAGTATTGGCCAAAGTTAAACTATTGCACATATTTATTTTGCACGTACAGGTACAGAAGGCACATGCATATAATAAGTGTATGTTGGGCAGgagcatatatattatcatgcaTGGTTTACCTTAACATGAAAACTCTTGAGGGAGGGTGCGCCTTCAAGGACAAACAGTGTCCAGTCGAGGCCACTGTCATTACTAATGTTGTAAAGATATACATCCTTAAGATTGCGAAATATGGGGAATAGTTTCTTTGGCTCTTCTGGCATGATCCAAACCTGCAGGCAGCAAAATAAACAAGAAATCACCAACATCAAAACATATACATGGAAGCCATGAATATGCATGCAGGAATAAAACAGATGGAGGTGCATTACCATCTCATATTGGAAGTCCAGATGCAAACTAGTTAGAGTTGGCACAGTGGACAGCCAGCTGCTCAGCACGAATGGTTGCTGCATCTTAAGGCAGGTGGAAGAGAAGCGTATCTTGTCAAGCAGTGGGACGCAACCAAAATAAACAGGAGGGTTGACACCCACCCATGTATCACAATCCACTGATTCAAGCTTTGGAACGTGGACGAGTTCAACCTTGATGTAACTGCAGAAGATCATCCTCAATGTCCTGAGCTGTGAGCATGGTGATGCGTCAATCTTGAGCACAGAGTTGCGACCGCTATTGCAAAGCCCGTAGAAGGAGGTGCTGCAGCTGGTGGCAGGAGCCTAGTAGGCTTGGGATATCTGAATCCCGAAACCTGAGGGCCCATAGAGAGAGGCTTGTTAGGCACCTGAATCCATTGGGGCAAGCCTGAAAGAAGGACATGAAGCGTCGCCCGTATCGTGACATCTGTTTCTCGGTGCAGTGCACCTCGGACACCTCATTCAGAATGGCAAAGTCAAGGACCTCAATCTTGCTGGCACTGGCACTCTGAACCGCATCGTCGACCATGCGGGCAATGGAGAGCAGGTATGAGTCTGTGGGGTAGAAGCGTAGATGCATGGTCCTTATGGTCCGATCAGGGTCAATTGTAGGAGCTAGCAATGTCCTTAGTGCTTGGGTGTACCACGACATGGCCATACTTCGAGCCACATTGTGCCTAGTGAGGATGTGTGGTACAAATTCATTGATATCTATTTTGAGATGTGTCATGGATGGGAAAAGATGGGTCCATCGCCTTGCGAGGATGGTGGTCTGTGCTGAAGTGCGCAGCGGCAGGCGTTGGAGGATGTCGATCAAAATTTCATCTGGGAGGGTGCTGAGCctatcgtcatcatcatcattggaTACTAGTTCATCAATGACCTGGTGCTGCAGGCAGGCAAAAAGAGAAGCCAATGCTATCTCAATACCTAACCAGGTCCTAGCTAGtttattaagaaaaagaaactatGTACAAGGAtgaataaattaagtaacagagGATCAAGGAGGGCTTACAGCGTTATTATTGGGCGTAGCAACCTCCATGAGCTGCCTGCCTGCGTGGATGAAGGGAAGATCAACGAGACGAGATTATATTTGCATGCAGTGCAGAGAAAAAGAAACCAAAACCAGCAAGTATTTGGCAGGAAGAGGCAGGGGCTCCATCCAATCCAATGTAGAGATAGATAGACAGAACAGAACGGTGGTCTTTCTGATTTCAGGTTCATCGTAATCTACCTCTAGTTCGGTTGGATTAAGCTGAAACCGATTGGGAATGTGTAAGCAAACAAACTAGGGTTCTTACGGATTCCATCTTGATTCTTgactattatattatataattatgcACCCAAAAAAAGGGGGGGAAAATCCAACTGACTGGTCTGCGGGAGAGgtaggaggagggagggaagtGGTAggaactcaccgacgacgacgacggcggcggcggcggaagcgtcGACtgtgacggcgcgcggcgcggggtaGCACAAGGGCACTTGGGGATCGGAGGgcgggggaggaagagaggacttGAGAGTGCAAGGAGGTGACCAGCGATGACGATTGACGACGagcttcttctcttttttttttccttcctttttttttctctttagtTCTACTTAAAAAAGTAGGAGTATATGTATGGGCCATCTCTCTTCAGTCTTAACTACtacattaacattaatatgaatgtggaaaatgctggAATGAtttacactgtgaaacggagggagtagtagtaaaaATTGAAATCTCATATCTACCTATGAGTCAATAATTTCACGTCTCTTCTACTTGTTCATCAGCAtactaatagaaaaaaaatcatgttttatttACTAGTAGTATCTCTATAAACTATAATCAATTCCATTTGTTCAATAGAAATGGTTCATGTATCTTTACTTTACTAATATGTCAGAAATTTTATGTCTTGTCATCCGCAAGAAATCCATTCTACAAATTACAAATACTTATAATTTACTTTATCAGATATTGATATCACAGTTAACTTAATATAACATATATCCCTTTCTTCTATGCCACAAAAGACAAAGCCCAAACCAGATGAACGCAGGCGCTAGTTATCGAGAGCATTTATAAAGTGAATGAGAATTCTCTCTATTCATATAATTGTCTTCCACTGGCACTAAGCAAGTGTATATTCAGAGACTTGCTGTTTGGtgcatatgtatgtatgtgatGTGCACATATCAGCTCAAAGCCTGAAAACATTTCTGATCCAACCGACTCTTCAGTTGCTTTGGACTGATAGTGAGCACACTCGAGTATCCACTTCTTGAAACCCTGTCAGACATGTGGGTTATCTACATAGCCTCCTGAACACCCCTCAAAAAATCAAAACCATAAGCCACTTGAAATCGGCTAGTTGCCCCCAAAAAATTCTGTACAGCTTCAAATCAATCTGTGAGTGTACACTGAGCTATTTAACTCCAGATTCAATTTGCCCATTTACTCTGCTTGTTAACTTCAGTCTTGACACCAAGCCATCCAAGATTCCATATATTTCTTGATTCTCAGGTTGCCTCTCCCTAAATTGATGAAGAATCTCGTTTAAGTTCACCAGGCGATGTCCAGGACTGAGCTTCTCGTCTCTTTCCTTTATGATAGCCTTCACCCTATGAACATCTTCCCATCTCCCCGCAGAAGCATACACATTGCACAGCAGGGCATAGTGAACACTATTGCTTGGTTCCAACTCAATCAACCTCAGGACTATCCGCTCCCCCAGTTCCCACTCCCCTCGGAACCGGCACAACCCAAGCAAACCACCCAATGCATGTGCCTTCAACTCCTCTGGCATACTCGTTAAGAGACCCTCAGCTTCTTCCAGAAGCCCAACACTTGCATACAGATTGGCCATGCACCAATAATGTGCAAATGTTGGCTTGATGTTGTACATGGTGCTCATCTGCTCAAAATATGCCTTCCCGTCATCCAAGAGAGCTAGACGGGTACACGCGCAGAGGACACCAATGAAAGTGACTTCGTCTGGTAGCAGCCCATGTTGATCGTCTAGATCATTCCTTGAAAAGGTAGGTGTAAGATCAATAAGGAACTAGAAATAACATGGAACAAAATAAGTAGCAGGATATTGCTATCTTGACCAATCTCAGAAATCAGAACCCACCTTGTCCAATCATGTCATGAAACAATCGAATCCCATCACCAGGTTCTCCATACACACAATGGCCGATGATCATTGCGTTCCAGCAAACAACATTCCTAAAGCTCAGCCGATCAAACACCTTCCTCGCAGCATCCACATTCCGACACTTTCCATACATATCGACCAATGCAGTCGAGAACAGCAGGTTACGCTCCTCAAAACGGCGCAGGAAAGCACAATGTACCTCCTTCCCAGCCCCCAACCTGCCCAGCCTTGCGCACGCAGTGGCTGCCCCAACCATTGCGACAGCTGTGCCCCTGACCCCAATCTCCGCCATCCACCGCACCACCTCCAGAGCTTGCTCGGGGCGCTTCACCTTCACATACCCGTTGATCATGATGTTCCATGACACCACATTCCTCAGAagcattccgtcgaacaggtGTCGTGCGGCGTCAATGCCGTCGACGGCGCCAGCGTAGGCAGTCATCATGGTGTTGTAGGAGGCGACGTCCCTGAagggcatttcatcgaacaggTTGCGGGCGCAggggaggagggtggcggcggcgtagaAATGGAGGAGGGCGTTGGCGGCGTGGAGCGGGGGCGAGaagaggaggccgcggcggagcAGCTGCGCGTGGAGGGCGAGCGCGGAAGGAAGATGGAgacgcggggaggaggaggaggaggctttGGAGAGGAGCGTGGGGAAGGAGAAGCGGGCAGGGAAGGCGGGGTGGTGGgagcggaggagggcggcgaagagggagaggagggcggaGAAGGGGAGGCGCGGGGCGAGGGCGCGGAGGGCGTTGTCGAGGGAGAAGAGCGGGAGGggtggagggaggtggtggaggaggaggcggaggaggtgggcgtgggcgtgggcgtgggcagatcgcgaggcggaggtggcggcggagaggaggatgccggcggtggtgcggtggccgaggaggaggccgcggcggaggaggaaggcgtgGGCGCAGAGGACGGCGTGGTGGGTGCGGAGGCCGCGGAGGAAGGCTTGGAGCTCGCCGGGGTCCGGCCGGGATGCCATCACTGCTGGACTTACCGGCGCCATCGGGGTTTAGGCGTTTGCTCTCTTGAACCTTTTGCCGCTCCTaagcaatgaaaaaaaaaattgaatggaaCAGGGGCAAAAgtgcaaaacattttttatttttgagttgtttgtattttaaaagataatgtTAAAAAAGTCTAAAATAAAAGGACTCCAAAATTAAGTGTAAAAATTTAAGTTTTGGTTATTGCTCATAAGTTAAAGGCCCTGTTTAACGTAACTCAAGATTCTATGACATGACTAGCGAATATGTGAgatttgacatt contains these protein-coding regions:
- the LOC127772490 gene encoding pentatricopeptide repeat-containing protein At3g51320-like; translated protein: MAPVSPAVMASRPDPGELQAFLRGLRTHHAVLCAHAFLLRRGLLLGHRTTAGILLSAATSASRSAHAHAHAHLLRLLLHHLPPPLPLFSLDNALRALAPRLPFSALLSLFAALLRSHHPAFPARFSFPTLLSKASSSSSPRLHLPSALALHAQLLRRGLLFSPPLHAANALLHFYAAATLLPCARNLFDEMPFRDVASYNTMMTAYAGAVDGIDAARHLFDGMLLRNVVSWNIMINGYVKVKRPEQALEVVRWMAEIGVRGTAVAMVGAATACARLGRLGAGKEVHCAFLRRFEERNLLFSTALVDMYGKCRNVDAARKVFDRLSFRNVVCWNAMIIGHCVYGEPGDGIRLFHDMIGQDDQHGLLPDEVTFIGVLCACTRLALLDDGKAYFEQMSTMYNIKPTFAHYWCMANLYASVGLLEEAEGLLTSMPEELKAHALGGLLGLCRFRGEWELGERIVLRLIELEPSNSVHYALLCNVYASAGRWEDVHRVKAIIKERDEKLSPGHRLVNLNEILHQFRERQPENQEIYGILDGLVSRLKLTSRVNGQIESGVK